From Poecile atricapillus isolate bPoeAtr1 chromosome 11, bPoeAtr1.hap1, whole genome shotgun sequence, one genomic window encodes:
- the MTFMT gene encoding methionyl-tRNA formyltransferase, mitochondrial isoform X1: protein MRARVLRAWRQGVRAAGPPWRVLFFGTDRFAVTALRALRAAGEPSEDSLVSRLEVVTLPSRLPGDLPVRSCARELQLPVHEWPHTGPVGQFDVGVVASFGRLLSEDLILQFPYGVLNVHPSCLPRWRGPAPIVHTVLHGDRVTGVTIMEIRPKRFDVGPIIKQEEVAVPPHCTAQELEGMLAKMGAKMLLAVLKKLPESLKNKKEQPKEGVTFAPKISVSKSCIKWEEQTAAQVIQLHRAIGSMFPLQTVWKGTTVKLLDFVEVDNIPGFPDQILNDCGVVPGSVLFHKMSQTLIARCKEGWVGIKTVVLKKKLTAVDFYNGYMHSWFQQNPRTVHQECRFQTLKLSTAKKTLKERGILAKDIKQ, encoded by the exons ATGCGGGCCCGGGTGCTGCGCGCCTGGCGCCAGGGCGTgagggcggcggggccgccatGGCGGGTCCTGTTCTTCGGCACCGACCGCTTCGCCGTGACCGCCCTGCGAGCCCTGCGGGCCGCCGG GGAGCCCAGCGAGGACTCGCTCGTGTCCCGGCTGGAGGTGGTGACCCTGCCCTCCCGCCTGCCCGGGGACCTGCCCgtgaggagctgtgccagggagctccagctgcctgtgcACGAGTGGCCACACACGGGACCCGTGGGGCAATTTGATGTGGGTGTGGTGGCATCTTTCGGACGCCTTCTAAGCGAGGACCTCATTCTGCAGTTCCCATA TGGTGTGCTGAATGTCCATCCCAGCTGTCTCCCACGATGGCGTGGTCCTGCACCCATAGTCCACACAGTGCTTCATGGTGATAGGGTGACTGGGGTGACAATTATGGAAATAAGACCAAAAAG GTTTGATGTAGGTCCAATTATTAAGCAAGAAGAGGTTGCTGTTCCTCCCCACTGTACAGCACAGGAGCTGGAAGGGATGTTGGCAAAGATGGGTGCAAAAATG cTGTTAGCAGTTTTGAAGAAGTTGCCTGaaagtttgaaaaataaaaaagagcaaCCAAAAGAAGGAGTAACATTTG CTCCTAAAATCTCTGTATCAAAGAGTTGTATAAAATGGGAAGAGCAAACAGCTGCACAAGTAATTCAACTGCATCGTGCAATAGGAAGTATG TTTCCTTTGCAGACAGTCTGGAAGGGTACTACCGTTAAACTCCTGGATTTTGTGGAAGTGGACAATATCCCTGGTTTTCCTG aTCAAATACTAAATGACTGTGGCGTTGTTCCTGGTTCAGTACTGTTCCATAAAATGTCCCAAACATTGATAGCTCGCTGCAAG gaaggcTGGGTTGGAATCAAAACAGTCGTTTTAAAGAAGAAGCTTACAGCAGTTGACTTCTACAATGGATATATGCACTCTTGGTTCCAGCAGAATCCCAGAACAGTTCATCAGGAATGCAGATTTCAAACACTCAAACttagcacagcaaaaaagactCTGAAAGAGAGGGGAATATTGGCAAAGGATATAAAgcaataa
- the CILP gene encoding cartilage intermediate layer protein 1 isoform X1, producing MVTMKGWILLLLLLLGATSVLGQRILKPALSRVQIGQRTFSPLVMLSLESTRSSSRRGDPTFTYVRRSPLAQDSKRFLSPWSKWSECSAKCGQTGVQKRTRSCLAERLWGVHCNEATEEGRLCIGHVCSACNITCPMGRVNADCDTCMCEDATLHGKVSLEDGSPAADARVYLQAKKLKLLTMADNRGMFRIPGICPDGKNTLKIKKAKYATATVTVPESNRRNLAIQVQLHRSGKPYVFRSPEDKARRVGQSVSLCCDARGSPAPDRYLWYHNGSLLDPSLYKYKNNLILKNLKREQSGEYFCKASSAGGSAKSQVAKLAVIGTKEAACDSQPQSHLIRLPHDCFQKATNSFYYDVGKCPAKTCAGKLDKGLRCKDNVSYCCGVSKMETRDISCDGYTLPTKVIVECGCKVCTETKIMVRGRATAADNGEPLRFGHIYMGNKRVSMTGYKGTFSIHVPADMERLVLTFVDRLQKFVNTTKVLPFKENGGAVFHEIKLLRKKAPVTLESTETNVISLGEMEEDDPIAELEIPPNAFYRKNGEVYSGKVKASVTFLDPRNISTAPVTQSDLNFVDEEGDVFPLRTYGMFSVDFTNEQGTESLNAEKVKVHLDAAQVKMTEHVQEMKLWSLNPETGLWEEEGDFNIEKSTRRKREERTFLVGNMEIKERRLFNLDVPESRRCYVKVRAYRSERFLQSEQIQGVVISIINMEPEPGFSSNPRAWGRFDSVVTGPNGACVPAFCDEQNPEAYGAYILASMGGEELEAVPSAPKLNPAAIGVPQPYLNKLNYRRTDHEDSNIKKTAFSINMAKPSPNSPEENNGPIYAYENLSECEEAPHSAAHFRFYRIEGDRYDYNTVPFSEDDLMSWTDDYLAWWPKPMEFRACYIKVKINGPQEVNVRSRNMGGTHPRTIGKLYGIRDVRSIRDPQQRDVSAACLEFKCSGMLFDQDRVDRTLVKVVPQGNCRRVSVNSMLHEYLVNHLPMATNNDTSEYTMLAPLDPLGHNYGIYTVTDQDPRIAKEIALGRCFDGTSDGTSRTMKSDVGVGLTFTCSERSTTEQSIFQSQRNLGQQSQRNLGQQSLRDPGQQSLRDPGQLSPRDSGQQSPRDSGQQTILVLPGQSPAYRRPPASRRNNQAKIPMIGQRPTY from the exons GTCCACTGGCTCAAGATTCAAAAAGGTTTTTGTCTCCATGGTCGAAATGGAGCGAGTGCTCAGCAAAGTGTGGCCAAACCGGGGTGCAGAAGCGTACCAGATCCTGCCTAGCTGAGCGCCTCTGGGGCGTGCACTGTAATGAAGCAACAGAGGAAGGGCGGCTCTGCATTGGACATGTTTGCTCAG CCTGCAACATCACCTGCCCCATGGGCCGTGTCAACGCTGACTGTGACACCTGCATGTGTGAGGATGCCACCCTGCATGGGAAGGTGTCTCTCGAGGATGGGTCACCTGCTGCTGATGCCCGGGTCTACCTGCAAGCCAAGAAACTCAAGCTGTTGACAATGGCTGATAACAGAGGCATGTTTAGGATCCCAGGGATTTGTCCTGATGGGAAAAACACCCTTAAAATAAAGAAAGCCAAATATGCAACAGCAACTGTCACCGTGCCCGAGAGCAACCGAAGAAACCTGGCAATTCAAGTGCAGCTGCATCGATCAG GAAAGCCCTACGTTTTCAGGAGCCCTGAGGACAAAGCCAGGAGAGTGGGACAGAGTGTGTCACTCTGCTGCGACGCTCGAGGGAGCCCAGCTCCCGACCGCTACCTCTG GTACCACAATGGCTCACTGCTGGATCCCTCCTTGTACAAATATAAAAACAACCTTATTCTGAAGAACCTGAAGAGAGAACAGTCAGGAGAGTATTTCTGCAaggccagcagtgctggagggTCAGCAAAGTCTCAAGTTGCCAAGCTGGCTGTCATAG GAACAAAAGAGGCAGCCTGTGACTCCCAACCTCAAAGCCACCTCATCCGACTTCCTCACGATTGCTTCCAAAAAGCAACAAACTCCTTCTATTATGATGTGGGCAAGTGCCCAGCAAAGACCTGTGCGGGGAAGCTGGATAAGGGACTTCGGTGTAAGGACAATGTCTCCTACTGCTGTGGGGTATCCAAGATGGAAACCAGGGACATCTCCTGTGATGGCTACACGCTCCCCACTAAAGTCATCGTTGAATGCGGTTGCAAAGTATGCACCGAGACCAAAATAATGGTTCGAGgcagagccacagcagcagaTAATGGTGAGCCACTGAGGTTTGGCCACATCTACATGGGCAACAAGAGAGTGAGTATGACTGGCTACAAGGGAACCTTCTCCATCCACGTCCCAGCAGATATGGAGAGACTGGTTCTAACTTTTGTGGACCGGCTGCAGAAGTTTGTGAACACAACAAAGGTTCTGCCCTTCAAGGAAAATGGAGGTGCTGTATTTCATGAGATCAAGCTACTAAGAAAGAAAGCCCCTGTTACACTGGAATCCACCGAAACTAACGTGATTTCTTTGGGGGAAATGGAAGAAGATGATCCAATTGCTGAATTAGAAATTCCTCCGAATGCATTTTATaggaaaaatggagaggttTACAGTGGCAAAGTGAAAGCCAGTGTGACATTTCTGGACCCAAGAAACATCTCCACAGCCCCTGTGACACAAAGTGACCTGAACTTTGTAGATGAGGAAGGAGATGTATTTCCGCTCCGCACATACGGCATGTTTTCAGTGGACTTCACAAATGAACAGGGCACCGAGTCCCTCAATGCAGAAAAGGTGAAGGTTCATTTGGATGCTGCTCAGGTCAAGATGACAGAGCATGTGCAAGAGATGAAGCTTTGGTCCCTGAACCCAGAGACAGGCTTATGGGAGGAAGAAGGGGACTTCAACATTGAGAAAAGCACAAGGCGCAAAAGGGAGGAGAGAACCTTTTTGGTTGGGAACATGGAGATCAAAGAGAGGCGTCTTTTTAACCTGGATGTCCCCGAGAGCAGACGGTGCTACGTCAAAGTCCGAGCCTACAGAAGTGAGAGATTTTTGCAAAGCGAGCAGATCCAAGGGGTTGTGATTTCTATTATAAACATGGAGCCAGAACCAGGGTTCTCCTCCAACCCCAGAGCATGGGGCCGTTTTGACAGCGTAGTCACTGGTCCCAATGGTGCCTGTGTGCCTGCCTTCTGTGATGAGCAAAACCCTGAAGCCTACGGAGCTTATATCTTGGCAAGCATGGGGGGTGAAGAGCTCGAAGCTGTGCCCTCTGCTCCCAAACTCAACCCTGCTGCTATTGGGGTCCCACAGCCATACCTCAACAAGCTCAACTACAGGAGGACAGACCACGAGGACTCCAACATCAAGAAAACAGCATTTAGCATTAACATGGCCAAGCCAAGCCCTAATTCCCCAGAAGAGAACAATGGCCCTATTTATGCCTATGAAAACCTCAGTGAATGTGAGGAAGCTCCACACAGTGCTGCTCACTTCAGGTTTTACAGGATAGAAGGAGACCGGTATGACTACAATACTGTTCCCTTCAGTGAAGATGACCTCATGAGCTGGACCGATGACTACCTGGCGTGGTGGCCCAAGCCCATGGAATTTAGAGCCTGCTacattaaagtaaaaataaatggaCCTCAGGAAGTGAACGTAAGATCTCGTAACATGGGTGGGACACACCCACGCACCATCGGCAAGCTCTATGGCATCAGGGATGTGCGCAGCATCCGTGACCCCCAGCAGCGGGACGTGTCGGCAGCCTGCCTGGAGTTCAAGTGCAGTGGAATGCTCTTTGACCAGGACCGTGTGGACCGCACGCTCGTCAAAGTGGTCCCGCAAGGCAACTGCCGTCGAGTGAGCGTAAACAGCATGCTCCACGAGTACCTGGTGAACCACCTCCCCATGGCCACCAACAATGACACCAGTGAGTACACAATGCTAGCACCTCTTGACCCACTGGGACACAACTATGGCATCTACACAGTCACTGACCAAGACCCGAGGATTGCCAAAGAAATCGCTCTGGGCAGGTGTTTCGACGGCACATCTGATGGCACGTCCAGAACCATGAAGAGCGACGTTGGTGTTGGGTTGACGTTCACCTGTTCGGAGAGGAGCACAACAGAGCAAAGCATCTTCCAGTCTCAGAGGAACTTGGGCCAGCAGTCTCAGAGGAACTTGGGCCAGCAGTCTCTGAGGGACCCAGGCCAGCAGTCTCTGAGGGACCCAGGCCAGCTGTCTCCGAGGGACTCAGGCCAGCAGTCTCCAAGGGACTCAGGCCAGCAGACCATCCTGGTtctgccagggcagagccctgcaTACCGGAGGCCACCAGCAAGCCGCCGAAACAACCAAGCCAAGATCCCGATGATAGGTCAACGTCCCACCTACTAG
- the MTFMT gene encoding methionyl-tRNA formyltransferase, mitochondrial isoform X2 gives MAGPVLRHRPLRRDRPASPAGRRVPPGHGGEGEPSEDSLVSRLEVVTLPSRLPGDLPVRSCARELQLPVHEWPHTGPVGQFDVGVVASFGRLLSEDLILQFPYGVLNVHPSCLPRWRGPAPIVHTVLHGDRVTGVTIMEIRPKRFDVGPIIKQEEVAVPPHCTAQELEGMLAKMGAKMLLAVLKKLPESLKNKKEQPKEGVTFAPKISVSKSCIKWEEQTAAQVIQLHRAIGSMFPLQTVWKGTTVKLLDFVEVDNIPGFPDQILNDCGVVPGSVLFHKMSQTLIARCKEGWVGIKTVVLKKKLTAVDFYNGYMHSWFQQNPRTVHQECRFQTLKLSTAKKTLKERGILAKDIKQ, from the exons atGGCGGGTCCTGTTCTTCGGCACCGACCGCTTCGCCGTGACCGCCCTGCGAGCCCTGCGGGCCGCCGGGTACCGCCCGGGCACGGGGGAGAGGG GGAGCCCAGCGAGGACTCGCTCGTGTCCCGGCTGGAGGTGGTGACCCTGCCCTCCCGCCTGCCCGGGGACCTGCCCgtgaggagctgtgccagggagctccagctgcctgtgcACGAGTGGCCACACACGGGACCCGTGGGGCAATTTGATGTGGGTGTGGTGGCATCTTTCGGACGCCTTCTAAGCGAGGACCTCATTCTGCAGTTCCCATA TGGTGTGCTGAATGTCCATCCCAGCTGTCTCCCACGATGGCGTGGTCCTGCACCCATAGTCCACACAGTGCTTCATGGTGATAGGGTGACTGGGGTGACAATTATGGAAATAAGACCAAAAAG GTTTGATGTAGGTCCAATTATTAAGCAAGAAGAGGTTGCTGTTCCTCCCCACTGTACAGCACAGGAGCTGGAAGGGATGTTGGCAAAGATGGGTGCAAAAATG cTGTTAGCAGTTTTGAAGAAGTTGCCTGaaagtttgaaaaataaaaaagagcaaCCAAAAGAAGGAGTAACATTTG CTCCTAAAATCTCTGTATCAAAGAGTTGTATAAAATGGGAAGAGCAAACAGCTGCACAAGTAATTCAACTGCATCGTGCAATAGGAAGTATG TTTCCTTTGCAGACAGTCTGGAAGGGTACTACCGTTAAACTCCTGGATTTTGTGGAAGTGGACAATATCCCTGGTTTTCCTG aTCAAATACTAAATGACTGTGGCGTTGTTCCTGGTTCAGTACTGTTCCATAAAATGTCCCAAACATTGATAGCTCGCTGCAAG gaaggcTGGGTTGGAATCAAAACAGTCGTTTTAAAGAAGAAGCTTACAGCAGTTGACTTCTACAATGGATATATGCACTCTTGGTTCCAGCAGAATCCCAGAACAGTTCATCAGGAATGCAGATTTCAAACACTCAAACttagcacagcaaaaaagactCTGAAAGAGAGGGGAATATTGGCAAAGGATATAAAgcaataa
- the CILP gene encoding cartilage intermediate layer protein 1 isoform X2 yields the protein MVTMKGWILLLLLLLGATSVLGQRILKPALSRVQIGQRTFSPLVMLSLESTRSSSRRGDPTFTYVRRSPLAQDSKRFLSPWSKWSECSAKCGQTGVQKRTRSCLAERLWGVHCNEATEEGRLCIGHVCSACNITCPMGRVNADCDTCMCEDATLHGKVSLEDGSPAADARVYLQAKKLKLLTMADNRGMFRIPGICPDGKNTLKIKKAKYATATVTVPESNRRNLAIQVQLHRSGKPYVFRSPEDKARRVGQSVSLCCDARGSPAPDRYLWYHNGSLLDPSLYKYKNNLILKNLKREQSGEYFCKASSAGGSAKSQVAKLAVIGTKEAACDSQPQSHLIRLPHDCFQKATNSFYYDVGKCPAKTCAGKLDKGLRCKDNVSYCCGVSKMETRDISCDGYTLPTKVIVECGCKVCTETKIMVRGRATAADNGEPLRFGHIYMGNKRVSMTGYKGTFSIHVPADMERLVLTFVDRLQKFVNTTKVLPFKENGGAVFHEIKLLRKKAPVTLESTETNVISLGEMEEDDPIAELEIPPNAFYRKNGEVYSGKVKASVTFLDPRNISTAPVTQSDLNFVDEEGDVFPLRTYGMFSVDFTNEQGTESLNAEKVKVHLDAAQVKMTEHVQEMKLWSLNPETGLWEEEGDFNIEKSTRRKREERTFLVGNMEIKERRLFNLDVPESRRCYVKVRAYRSERFLQSEQIQGVVISIINMEPEPGFSSNPRAWGRFDSVVTGPNGACVPAFCDEQNPEAYGAYILASMGGEELEAVPSAPKLNPAAIGVPQPYLNKLNYRRTDHEDSNIKKTAFSINMAKPSPNSPEENNGPIYAYENLSECEEAPHSAAHFRFYRIEGDRYDYNTVPFSEDDLMSWTDDYLAWWPKPMEFRACYIKVKINGPQEVNVRSRNMGGTHPRTIGKLYGIRDVRSIRDPQQRDVSAACLEFKCSGMLFDQDRVDRTLVKVVPQGNCRRVSVNSMLHEYLVNHLPMATNNDTSEYTMLAPLDPLGHNYGIYTVTDQDPRIAKEIALGRCFDGTSDGTSRTMKSDVGVGLTFTCSERSTTEQSIFQSQRNLGQQSLRDPGQLSPRDSGQQSPRDSGQQTILVLPGQSPAYRRPPASRRNNQAKIPMIGQRPTY from the exons GTCCACTGGCTCAAGATTCAAAAAGGTTTTTGTCTCCATGGTCGAAATGGAGCGAGTGCTCAGCAAAGTGTGGCCAAACCGGGGTGCAGAAGCGTACCAGATCCTGCCTAGCTGAGCGCCTCTGGGGCGTGCACTGTAATGAAGCAACAGAGGAAGGGCGGCTCTGCATTGGACATGTTTGCTCAG CCTGCAACATCACCTGCCCCATGGGCCGTGTCAACGCTGACTGTGACACCTGCATGTGTGAGGATGCCACCCTGCATGGGAAGGTGTCTCTCGAGGATGGGTCACCTGCTGCTGATGCCCGGGTCTACCTGCAAGCCAAGAAACTCAAGCTGTTGACAATGGCTGATAACAGAGGCATGTTTAGGATCCCAGGGATTTGTCCTGATGGGAAAAACACCCTTAAAATAAAGAAAGCCAAATATGCAACAGCAACTGTCACCGTGCCCGAGAGCAACCGAAGAAACCTGGCAATTCAAGTGCAGCTGCATCGATCAG GAAAGCCCTACGTTTTCAGGAGCCCTGAGGACAAAGCCAGGAGAGTGGGACAGAGTGTGTCACTCTGCTGCGACGCTCGAGGGAGCCCAGCTCCCGACCGCTACCTCTG GTACCACAATGGCTCACTGCTGGATCCCTCCTTGTACAAATATAAAAACAACCTTATTCTGAAGAACCTGAAGAGAGAACAGTCAGGAGAGTATTTCTGCAaggccagcagtgctggagggTCAGCAAAGTCTCAAGTTGCCAAGCTGGCTGTCATAG GAACAAAAGAGGCAGCCTGTGACTCCCAACCTCAAAGCCACCTCATCCGACTTCCTCACGATTGCTTCCAAAAAGCAACAAACTCCTTCTATTATGATGTGGGCAAGTGCCCAGCAAAGACCTGTGCGGGGAAGCTGGATAAGGGACTTCGGTGTAAGGACAATGTCTCCTACTGCTGTGGGGTATCCAAGATGGAAACCAGGGACATCTCCTGTGATGGCTACACGCTCCCCACTAAAGTCATCGTTGAATGCGGTTGCAAAGTATGCACCGAGACCAAAATAATGGTTCGAGgcagagccacagcagcagaTAATGGTGAGCCACTGAGGTTTGGCCACATCTACATGGGCAACAAGAGAGTGAGTATGACTGGCTACAAGGGAACCTTCTCCATCCACGTCCCAGCAGATATGGAGAGACTGGTTCTAACTTTTGTGGACCGGCTGCAGAAGTTTGTGAACACAACAAAGGTTCTGCCCTTCAAGGAAAATGGAGGTGCTGTATTTCATGAGATCAAGCTACTAAGAAAGAAAGCCCCTGTTACACTGGAATCCACCGAAACTAACGTGATTTCTTTGGGGGAAATGGAAGAAGATGATCCAATTGCTGAATTAGAAATTCCTCCGAATGCATTTTATaggaaaaatggagaggttTACAGTGGCAAAGTGAAAGCCAGTGTGACATTTCTGGACCCAAGAAACATCTCCACAGCCCCTGTGACACAAAGTGACCTGAACTTTGTAGATGAGGAAGGAGATGTATTTCCGCTCCGCACATACGGCATGTTTTCAGTGGACTTCACAAATGAACAGGGCACCGAGTCCCTCAATGCAGAAAAGGTGAAGGTTCATTTGGATGCTGCTCAGGTCAAGATGACAGAGCATGTGCAAGAGATGAAGCTTTGGTCCCTGAACCCAGAGACAGGCTTATGGGAGGAAGAAGGGGACTTCAACATTGAGAAAAGCACAAGGCGCAAAAGGGAGGAGAGAACCTTTTTGGTTGGGAACATGGAGATCAAAGAGAGGCGTCTTTTTAACCTGGATGTCCCCGAGAGCAGACGGTGCTACGTCAAAGTCCGAGCCTACAGAAGTGAGAGATTTTTGCAAAGCGAGCAGATCCAAGGGGTTGTGATTTCTATTATAAACATGGAGCCAGAACCAGGGTTCTCCTCCAACCCCAGAGCATGGGGCCGTTTTGACAGCGTAGTCACTGGTCCCAATGGTGCCTGTGTGCCTGCCTTCTGTGATGAGCAAAACCCTGAAGCCTACGGAGCTTATATCTTGGCAAGCATGGGGGGTGAAGAGCTCGAAGCTGTGCCCTCTGCTCCCAAACTCAACCCTGCTGCTATTGGGGTCCCACAGCCATACCTCAACAAGCTCAACTACAGGAGGACAGACCACGAGGACTCCAACATCAAGAAAACAGCATTTAGCATTAACATGGCCAAGCCAAGCCCTAATTCCCCAGAAGAGAACAATGGCCCTATTTATGCCTATGAAAACCTCAGTGAATGTGAGGAAGCTCCACACAGTGCTGCTCACTTCAGGTTTTACAGGATAGAAGGAGACCGGTATGACTACAATACTGTTCCCTTCAGTGAAGATGACCTCATGAGCTGGACCGATGACTACCTGGCGTGGTGGCCCAAGCCCATGGAATTTAGAGCCTGCTacattaaagtaaaaataaatggaCCTCAGGAAGTGAACGTAAGATCTCGTAACATGGGTGGGACACACCCACGCACCATCGGCAAGCTCTATGGCATCAGGGATGTGCGCAGCATCCGTGACCCCCAGCAGCGGGACGTGTCGGCAGCCTGCCTGGAGTTCAAGTGCAGTGGAATGCTCTTTGACCAGGACCGTGTGGACCGCACGCTCGTCAAAGTGGTCCCGCAAGGCAACTGCCGTCGAGTGAGCGTAAACAGCATGCTCCACGAGTACCTGGTGAACCACCTCCCCATGGCCACCAACAATGACACCAGTGAGTACACAATGCTAGCACCTCTTGACCCACTGGGACACAACTATGGCATCTACACAGTCACTGACCAAGACCCGAGGATTGCCAAAGAAATCGCTCTGGGCAGGTGTTTCGACGGCACATCTGATGGCACGTCCAGAACCATGAAGAGCGACGTTGGTGTTGGGTTGACGTTCACCTGTTCGGAGAGGAGCACAACAGAGCAAAGCATCTTCCAGTCTCAGAGGAACTTGG GCCAGCAGTCTCTGAGGGACCCAGGCCAGCTGTCTCCGAGGGACTCAGGCCAGCAGTCTCCAAGGGACTCAGGCCAGCAGACCATCCTGGTtctgccagggcagagccctgcaTACCGGAGGCCACCAGCAAGCCGCCGAAACAACCAAGCCAAGATCCCGATGATAGGTCAACGTCCCACCTACTAG